From Phragmites australis chromosome 5, lpPhrAust1.1, whole genome shotgun sequence, a single genomic window includes:
- the LOC133918932 gene encoding uncharacterized protein LOC133918932 produces MEVAGAGAGDRGAGGGGGGGGPAPFLLKTYEMVDDPSTDAVVSWSDASDASFVVWNSPEFAARLLPTYFKHSNFSSFIRQLNTYVRNTPPPRFPPPCLVLNLLDARPSGLVLAPKGYCFCCCGNLVRCCGWSGEDLGIRVAQTRGIVIWRSMEARRGRQGPLEKDGLVAQRKSTCSAKPNPKYIVGEWAV; encoded by the coding sequence ATGGAGGTAGCCGGTGCTGGTGCCGGGGACCGCGGggccggcggaggcggaggaggaggcggaccGGCGCCGTTCCTGCTGAAGACGTACGAGATGGTGGACGACCCGTCAACGGACGCGGTGGTGTCGTGGAGCGACGCCTCCGACGCGAGCTTCGTGGTCTGGAACTCGCCCGAGTTCGCGGCGCGGCTTCTGCCCACCTACTTCAAGCACAGCAACTTCTCCAGCTTCATCCGGCAGCTCAACACCTACGTGcgtaacaccccccccccccggtttcCCCCTCCCTGCCTTGTCTTGAATCTTCTTGATGCGCGCCCGAGTGGTCTTGTTCTTGCCCCCAAGGGATACTGCTTTTGTTGCTGTGGTAATTTGGTGCGTTGTTGTGGCTGGAGTGGTGAGGATTTGGGCATCAGGGTTGCGCAGACGCGGGGAATTGTGATCTGGAGGAGCATGGAGGCGCGAAGGGGAAGACAAGGACCTCTGGAGAAGGATGGGCTGGTGGCGCAGAGGAAGTCTACCTGCTCGGCGAAGCCCAACCCGAAATACATTGTTGGAGAATGGGCTGTGTAA